A genomic window from Syngnathus typhle isolate RoL2023-S1 ecotype Sweden linkage group LG18, RoL_Styp_1.0, whole genome shotgun sequence includes:
- the si:ch73-103b11.2 gene encoding early endosome antigen 1 isoform X3 yields MSVKENPCRKFQANIFNKSKCQNCFKPRESHLLNDEDLNQAKPIYGGWLLLAPEGTNFDNPLHRSRKWQRRFFILYEHGLLRYALDEMPSTLPQGTINMNQCSDVIDGESRTGQKNSLCILTPDKEHFIRAECKEIINGWQEVLTVYPRTNKQNQKKKRKVDPPTQQQRGQCLSTKDMNGHPEPGPAKVTVTSGGGGSLPSGIAGAERVPMSRATLWQEENRWSRATIPCSRSASCLSQLGQSQPDSTVTTQDDGGMMSSGRKVRVESGYFSLEKTKSEPSPKSAQNSQPAQPPQQLPLSSSTSSCSLGAPGHRYNSEPEGQIPPCPPSPGALASPSYSTVSSSQSSLDSEPSGATAAWEVRGGGSDACANSRGGRAGRQYAALSDVPRARRVTYREAFRAEKKQQELRARTRSPGREEVARLFGEERRRSQVIGRFKEERMDTSGSSEPSSDVTRVQRQGRSERRYLAFKPDTSSSEAGNERSVPDVSVSTFANLRRAKSLDRRVTESSMTPDLLNFKKGWMTKLYEDGMWKKHWFVLTDQSLRYYKDSIAEEASEVDGEIDLSTCYDVKEFPVQRNYGFQILCAEGACTLSAMTSGIRRNWIQAIMKNARPTVAPDVTRKNISLKLSVLKPRSVSEEKIQTQVLLEPCQQVKPEPSPCPGGPPDPDGPRQPTDNGAATPPSEARKSRVRERRREGRSKTFDWSEFKTEKKDKPANERADTVDHGSSLSATASRCSVSSSPVATSALQTRRVSDACPASTTEDNNASHLPNPVLVTSTLNTVSPAQPSLPDRQELGRMEVDRNEDGSGVKEEIEQRWHQVETTPLREEKQVPISTTTHNSDADRLPAHELAALLDKELGQKQKELDQLQRQNNLLKEQLEDALGREQSARDGYVLQSATPPTFSPWQHLHKLNQDLQGELESQKRKQDLAHQQIKTLKRSYTQAQSAADRHEADIQALQSKLASALAEISASEQAVARMRNELKLEQERSKEQEEEYGRSEATLRAQLKDSESRLREVEASLLERNQALRELEHQQALQRDHLREIQRLQDKLQEVTARLAATEEGQALKDERLRKEQLGLQECHERERQNLCRRLAEAESTQKEMEVRLGEAQQQVEALLRGRRGSAAIERNEELLKLQEELTQKSNTSEALRESVRRLEEERALLTRRCQELLNQIAEADREVNKLRERLRGEEADYCSLENSYERATREFQRISQFLREKEEEIRQTKETYERLMKRKEEDLKEALVKMTALGNSLEETEQKLQAKEDLLCRMTQPVEPDGAEQNLKAKLALAENRIAELERHLDALQLGYADLQLRRKHVQEQSPRGSLIPDEESPQSKTEDADEESRAKKPRIRFSNIQCQKYNYPDDCHNDDVNQTDFDSTPALCSPDTAFPHPSDSEKFISIVRALETKLLATEEKLKNLTRNLQERRSTHAEDQKTVQKDPLGCDHSGGSQITDPYAKALLCVETSRQKVKAFLSGSHDNSESQLHSLSQVEKELLSASAYIRHGQKTLEEVSLYGPQMQTAEALDQEAIHLFAKTLSFEALVLNKMASLLQTSESDLLQTLSAVWEDAEDIQSADCLAIVYADVLSRKLTLEAELRKEPEREATPRDGAKSQDVTAEPDVNATAVFNSVIKAEVSYSIRNLKLGYEEKVRLLQGQLAEAHRKLRERETALKAIIDASKRSDLKSVIKEVKSNFGSGKQKLADICPPELAPYAEQIQSQEARDLAEKILERHLDGVDSAESLQSAHRGLAAELRQQAEKLHEYAQEIQNTGKHPELAKMLSALFGPGTSHLFTSTSLCMREALIQAQVAYVACRLRWAHRRNVARCERTQQSMDALVQQHARSVRAIQEKYQTSLQRERHHLEQALEQLQKENATLKEEVGQRSTQLSKQQEQLAQLGEHFHIQVEELEHKHREELRRAEKDHTATELALSEAAVDSRQQLKDLLADMDVMKERHQSHVKTIQADFEQRIAGLRRIYEDQIVTVRSPMEEEEEGGAAKSEGQTVVLLRDRIQELETQMNTMRDELESKHLEGDVASLRAKYQRDLESLKATCERGFAAMEETHHKVVEDLQRQHQREISKLMEERERLLAEETAATIAAIEAMKNAHKEELEKNQRSQLSGLNSDIDELRLQYEEELQSIQRELEVLSEQYSQKCLENAHLAQALEAERQALRQCQRENQELNAHNQELNNRLSAEITRMRSSFSGETALSPTTQGKDVYELEVLLRIKESEIQYLKQEIHSLKDELQSALRDKKYTTDKYKDIYTELSIVKAKADCDIGKLKEKLLIATEALGERSVDGTVTSGYDIMKSKSNPDFTKKEQTTNSKPSRGVRSKSVTGQVSWDS; encoded by the exons ATGTCAGTCAAAGAGAACCCCTGTAGGAAATTCCAAGCCAACATTTTTAATAAGAGCAAATGTCAAAATTGTTTTAAGCCTCGAGAATCTCACCTGCTCAACGACGAAGACCTCAACCAG GCGAAGCCTATTTATGGAGGATGGTTGCTGCTCGCGCCAGAGGGGACCAATTTTGACAATCCCTTACACAGATCTCGG AAATGGCAAAGGAGGTTTTTCATCCTTTACGAGCACGGCTTACTCCGCTACGCTCTGGACGAAATG CCCAGCACTCTTCCCCAGGGCACCATCAATATGAACCAGTGCTCCGATGTCATCGACGGAGAGTCCAGGACGGGTCAGAAGAACTCCTTGTGCATCCTAACCCCTGACAAGGAGCACTTCATTCGAGCCGAGTGTAAAGAAATCATTAACGG ATGGCAGGAAGTTCTGACCGTGTACCCCAGAACGAACAAGCAGAATCAGAAGAAGAAGCGCAAGGTGGATCCGCCCACTCAGCAG CAGAGGGGGCAGTGTTTATCCACCAAGGACATGAATGGACATCCA GAACCGGGTCCGGCCAAGGTGACGGTGACCAGTGGCGGCGGAGGCAGCCTGCCCAGCGGCATCGCCGGCGCCGAGCGCGTCCCGATGAGCCGGGCCACTTTGTGGCAGGAGGAGAACCGCTGGAGTCGGGCCACCATCCCCTGTAGCCGCAGCGCCTCCTGTCTTAGCCAGCTGGGCCAGAGCCAGCCCGACTCCACCGTCACTACTCAAGATG ATGGTGGAATGATGAGCAGCGGACGCAAAGTACGGGTGGAGAGCGGTTACTTTTCCCTGGAAAAGACCAAGTCGGAGCCTTCTCCAAAATCCGCACAGAATTCCCAACCAGCGCAGCCACCCCAGCAACTCCCCCTGTCCTCGTCCACCTCCTCCTGTTCCTTAGGAGCTCCCGGTCACAGGTACAACTCTGAACCCGAAGGCCAAATTCCCCCCTGTCCCCCCTCCCCAGGAGCCCTCGCGTCCCCTAGCTACTCCACCGTCAGTTCCTCCCAGAGCTCCCTGGACTCGGAACCCAGCGGCGCCACCGCCGCCTGGGAGGTCCGCGGCGGAGGGAGCGACGCTTGCGCCAATAGCAGAGGGGGTCGCGCGGGCAGGCAGTACGCGGCGCTTTCGGACGTGCCGCGAGCGCGCAGGGTGACCTACCGCGAAGCCTTCCGTGCGGAAAAGAAGCAACAAGAGCTAAGAGCACGCACGCGGAGTCCCGGACGAGAAGAGGTGGCCCGGCTGTTTGGGGAGGAGCGCAG ACGTTCGCAAGTCATCGGCCGATTCAAGGAGGAGCGGATGGACACGAGCGGCTCCAGCGAACCGTCATCAGACGTCACCCGCGTGCAGCGACAAGGCCGCAGCGAGAGACGCTATCTGGCCTTCAAACCC GACACGTCGTCATCGGAAGCCGGGAATGAGCGCTCGGTCCCGGACGTGTCCGTCTCCACTTTTGCAAACTTAAGAAGAGCCAAATCGCTTGACCGCAGAGTCACCGAGTCCTCCATGACT CCCGATCTGCTGAACTTCAAAAAAGGATGGATGACCAAGCTCTATGAAGATGGAATG TGGAAGAAACACTGGTTTGTCCTCACAGATCAGAGTCTGCGCTACTACAAGGACTCCATAGCTGAAGAG GCTTCCGAAGTGGACGGCGAGATTGATCTTTCCACATGTTACGATGTCAAGGAATTCCCTGTCCAGAGGAATTATGGCTTCCAAATCCTG TGTGCAGAAGGCGCGTGCACCCTCTCAGCCATGACCTCCGGAATCCGCCGCAACTGGATCCAGGCCATTATGAAGAACGCTCGACCCACCGTCGCCCCCGACGTCACTCG GAAAAACATCTCACTGAAACTGTCGGTTCTGAAGCCCAG ATCTGTCTCCGAGGAGAAAATACAAACGCAGGTGCTGCTGGAGCCGTGTCAACAGGTCAAGCCCGAGCCGAGCCCCTGTCCCGGCGGGCCCCCCGATCCCGACGGCCCCAGGCAGCCCACGGACAACGGGGCCGCCACGCCTCCCTCGGAAGCGCGGAAAAGCAGAGTTCGCGAGCGCAGACGGGAAGGCCGCTCCAAGACATTTGACTGGTCCGAGTTCAAAACCGAAAAGAAAGACAAGCCGGCCAACGAGCGAGCGGACACTGTCGACCACGGCTCGTCACTTTCCGCCACCGCATCCCGCTGCTCCGTTTCCTCCTCCCCAGTCGCTACCTCGGCCCTGCAAACCCGCCGTGTATCGGACGCCTGCCCCGCCTCCACGACAGAAGATAACAACGCGAGCCACTTGCCGAATCCCGTTCTGGTCACTTCCACCTTGAACACCGTCTCTCCCGCGCAACCGTCCTTACCTGATCGACAAGAGCTAGGGCGGATGGAGGTGGACCGCAACGAAGATGGGTCGGGCGTGAAGGAGGAGATCGAGCAGCGGTGGCACCAGGTGGAGACCACACCGCTAAGAGAGGAGAAGCAAGTGCCCATCAGCACCACGACACACAATTCCGACGCTGACAGACTGCCCGCGCACGAGTTGGCTGCACTGCTGGACAAAGAg TTGGGACAGAAGCAAAAAGAGCTGGACCAACTTCAGAGACAGAACAATTTGTTAAAGGAGCAGCTGGAAGACGCGCTGGGAAGAGAGCAAAGTGCTCGAGATGGCTACGTCCTGCAG AGTGCCACACCCCCCACCTTCTCGCCATGGCAACACTTGCACAAGCTGAACCAAGACTTGCAGGGCGAGTTAGAGTCCCAAAAGCGCAAGCAAGACCTCGCTCACCAGCAGATCAAAACACTCAAACGGAGCTACACCCAAGCCCAGAGCGCCGCCGACCGCCACGAGGCGGATATTCAAGCCCTGCAGTCCAAGCTGGCGTCCGCCTTGGCTGAAATCTCAGCCAGCGAACAAGCCGTGGCTCGTATGCGCAATGAGCTCAAGCTGGAGCAAGAGCGATCCAAGGAGCAAGAAGAGGAATACGGACGCAGCGAAGCCACCTTGCGAGCCCAGCTCAAAGACAGCGAAAGCAGACTCCGTGAGGTGGAGGCCAGCCTTTTAGAGAGGAACCAGGCCCTCCGGGAGCTGGAGCACCAGCAGGCCCTGCAGCGAGACCACCTGAGAGAAATCCAGAGGTTACAGGATAAACTGCAAGAGGTGACCGCACGACTGGCCGCCACAGAAGAAGGGCAGGCGTTGAAGGACGAGCGCCTGAGAAAGGAGCAGCTTGGCCTTCAAGAATGCCACGAGAGGGAAAGACAGAATCTGTGCAGGAGGTTAGCTGAAGCGGAGAGCACGCAGAAGGAAATGGAGGTCAGACTAGGGGAGGCCCAACAGCAGGTGGAGGCCCTGTTAAGGGGCCGGCGGGGCTCGGCGGCAATCGAGCGCAATGAGGAATTGCTCAAGTTGCAGGAAGAGCTCACCCAAAAGAGCAATACGTCGGAGGCCCTGAGAGAGAGCGTCCGTCGACTGGAAGAAGAGAGAGCTCTGCTCACGCGCCGTTGTCAGGAGCTCCTCAACCAGATTGCCGAGGCGGACCGGGAGGTCAACAAACTCCGCGAGCGCCTCCGAGGCGAAGAGGCGGATTATTGCTCTCTGGAAAACTCGTACGAGAGGGCCACCCGGGAGTTTCAGAGGATCAGCCAATTCCTCCGGGAAAAAGAGGAGGAGATCCGTCAGACTAAGGAAACGTACGAACGGCTGATGAAGCGCAAAGAGGAGGACTTGAAAGAGGCTCTGGTTAAAATGACCGCGCTGGGCAACAGCTTGGAAGAAACGGAACAGAAGCTCCAAGCTAAGGAGGATCTTCTCTGTCGCATGACGCAACCGGTCGAGCCCGACGGCGCTGAGCAAAATCTAAAAGCCAAGCTGGCGCTCGCGGAGAATCGCATCGCCGAACTGGAGCGGCACCTCGACGCGCTGCAGCTCGGCTACGCCGATCTCCAACTCAGGAGGAAACACGTCCAAGAACAGAGCCCGCGGGGAAGTTTGATTCCAGATGAGGAGAGCCCGCAGTCCAAAACAGAGGACGCAGACGAGGAGTCCCGAGCCAAGAAACCGAGAATCCGTTTTTCCAATATTCAGTGCCAAAAGTATAACTACCCGGACGATTGCCATAACGATGATGTTAACCAGACAGACTTTGATTCCACTCCAGCACTTTGCTCCCCCGATACAGCCTTCCCGCATCCCAGTGATTCCGAGAAGTTTATCTCCATCGTACGTGCCCTGGAAACTAAACTGCTTGCCACGGAGGAAAAGCTCAAAAATCTCACTCGAAATCTCCAGGAGCGTCGTTCCACACACGCCGAAGATCAGAAGACGGTCCAAAAGGATCCTTTAGGTTGCGACCACAGCGGCGGCTCTCAGATAACGGATCCTTACGCCAAGGCCCTCCTTTGCGTGGAAACGAGTCGGCAGAAAGTCAAGGCCTTTTTGTCGGGCTCTCACGATAACTCTGAGTCACAGCTTCACTCCTTGTCACAAGTGGAGAAAGAACTTCTCAGCGCATCGGCGTACATCCGCCACGGCCAGAAGACCTTGGAGGAAGTGTCGCTGTACGGCCCTCAAATGCAGACCGCGGAAGCTTTGGATCAAGAAGCAATTCACCTCTTTGCCAAAACGCTGTCTTTCGAAGCGCTCGTTCTGAATAAAATGGCCTCGCTTCTCCAGACGTCCGAGTCGGACCTTCTCCAAACGCTAAGCGCCGTTTGGGAAGACGCGGAGGACATTCAAAGCGCCGATTGTTTAGCAATCGTTTACGCCGACGTCTTGAGCAGAAAGTTGACGTTAGAGGCCGAATTGCGGAAAGAGCCGGAGAGGGAGGCGACACCCCGGGACGGCGCCAAATCGCAAGACGTTACGGCTGAGCCGGACGTCAATGCCACAGCCGTCTTTAATAGCGTCATCAAAGCAGAAGTGTCCTACTCCATTCGAAACCTGAAGCTCGGCTACGAAGAGAAAGTCCGGCTACTTCAAGGGCAGCTGGCCGAAGCCCACCGCAAACTCCGTGAAAGGGAAACGGCCTTGAAAGCCATCATCGACGCATCCAAGAGGTCCGATTTAAAAAGCGTGATCAAAGAAGTCAAGAGCAACTTTGGCTCGGGCAAACAAAAGTTAGCCGACATCTGCCCGCCCGAACTGGCGCCGTACGCCGAGCAGATCCAATCGCAGGAAGCCCGCGACCTGGCCGAAAAAATCCTCGAGCGCCATCTGGACGGCGTCGACTCGGCCGAGTCTCTTCAAAGCGCCCATCGCGGCTTGGCCGCCGAGCTTCGACAACAAGCGGAAAAGCTCCACGAGTACGCTCAAGAAATACAAAACACCGGGAAGCACCCCGAGCTGGCCAAAATGCTCTCTGCGCTTTTCGGGCCCGGGACATCCCACCTTTTCACGAGCACGTCACTTTGCATGCGCGAAGCTCTCATCCAGGCTCAGGTGGCCTACGTGGCGTGCAGGCTGCGATGGGCTCACCGACGAAACGTGGCCCGCTGCGAGCGGACGCAGCAGAGCATGGACGCTCTGGTGCAGCAGCACGCCCGCAGCGTCAGGGCCATTCAAGAGAAATACCAAACATCTCTCCAGCGGGAGCGCCACCACTTAGAGCAGGCCCTGGagcagctccagaaggagaacGCCACCCTCAAGGAGGAAGTGGGCCAACGTTCGACACAACTGTCAAAACAGCAAGAGCAGCTGGCCCAACTGGGGGAACATTTTCACATCCAAGTGGAAGAGCTGGAGCACAAACACCGGGAAGAGCTACGCCGAGCTGAGAAAGACCACACCGCGACAGAGCTGGCTCTCTCGGAGGCGGCAGTGGACAGCCGGCAACAGCTGAAGGacctgctggccgacatggACGTCATGAAGGAGCGGCACCAGAGTCACGTCAAAACGATCCAGGCCGACTTTGAGCAGAGAATCGCCGGGCTTCGGCGGATCTACGAAGACCAGATTGTCACCGTGCGGTCTCCgatggaagaggaggaagaaggcgGGGCGGCCAAGTCCGAGGGGCAGACCGTGGTTCTTCTGAGGGACAGGATCCAGGAACTGGAGACTCAGATGAACACCATGAGGGACGAACTGGAGAGCAAGCACCTGGAAGGAGATGTGGCCAGCCTGAGGGCGAAATACCAGCGAGACCTTGAAAGTCTGAAG GCCACGTGCGAGCGCGGCTTTGCAGCGATGGAGGAGACCCACCACAAGGTGGTTGAAGACCTCCAAAGGCAGCATCAGAGAGAGATCTCCAAACTGATGGAGGAACGAGAGAGGCTCCTGGCTGAGGAGACTGCTGCTACCATTGCTG CTATTGAAGCTATGAAGAATGCACACAAGGAGGAACTGGAGAAGAACCAGCGCTCCCAGCTCAGCGGCCTCAACTCTGATATTGATGAACTTCGATTACAATACGA GGAGGAGCTGCAGTCCATCCAGAGGGAGCTGGAGGTTTTGTCCGAGCAGTATTCTCAGAAATGTCTGGAGAACGCCCACTTGGCTCAGGCCCTGGAGGCCGAGCGGCAGGCCCTCAGGCAGTGCCAGCGAGAGAACCAGGAGCTCAACGCTCACAACCAG GAATTGAATAATCGTCTGAGCGCCGAGATCACGCGGATGCGCTCGTCTTTCAGCGGCGAGACGGCGCTGTCGCCCACCACGCAAGGCAAAGACGTCTACGAACTGGAG GTGCTGCTTCGGATCAAGGAGTCCGAGATTCAGTATCTGAAACAGGAAATCCACTCTTTGAAGGATGAGCTGCAGTCGGCGCTCCGG GACAAGAAGTACACCACGGACAAATATAAAGACATCTATACGGAGCTGAGCATTGTCAAAGCAAAGGCCGACTGCGATATCGGAAAACTGAAGGAGAAGCTGCTCATTGCCACCGAAGCGTTAGGCGAGAGGAGCGTGGACGGGACCGTTACTTCAGGATACG ACATCATGAAATCCAAAAGTAACCCTGACTTCACGAAAAAAGAACAAACGACAAACTCCAAGCCATCCAGGGGTGTCAGGTCAAAG TCTGTCACTGGACAGGTGTCGTGGGATAGCTGA